The following coding sequences are from one Mycoplasma tullyi window:
- the rpsS gene encoding 30S ribosomal protein S19, with translation MSRSSKKGAFVEASLYKKVLDMNAQQKKKIIKTWSRRSTIFPDFVGHTFAVHNGKKFINVYVTEDMIGHKLGEFSPTRTFKGHSSNR, from the coding sequence TTCTAAGAAAGGTGCATTCGTAGAAGCTAGTTTATACAAAAAAGTATTAGACATGAATGCACAACAAAAAAAGAAAATAATCAAGACTTGATCTAGAAGAAGTACTATTTTTCCAGATTTTGTTGGTCACACTTTTGCTGTTCATAATGGTAAAAAATTCATTAACGTTTATGTAACTGAAGATATGATCGGTCACAAACTAGGTGAATTTTCTCCTACAAGAACATTTAAAGGACACAGTTCTAACAGATAG